The following is a genomic window from Marinitoga hydrogenitolerans DSM 16785.
ATAGGGAAATTCTTATTCCTTGATTTTGAAGAAAGTCTTATTATTCCAGAAGATAAAGAAATATTTGGAGATTTTATATTTACCAATGAACATGTTAATTTAAAGGATAATATTCATTATATCTATAAAATAACTTTCCTAGAAAATGGAAAAATTAAATTTAATTTTTCCGAAGAATCCTGGGAGATAGAACCTTTTTCTGAAAAAAGAAATTTTTTATTTGAAGCAAAATGCGCCTTTAAAAGCGTTATAATAAACTCTTTATTTGATGGAAAAACATTAAAAGATACTTTATTATTAGGGAATATCGCTTATTCTTATGCTTTAGAAAATAATGGCAAATTCATACCTAAAAGACTTCTATTTGAAGAATTTTACAAAAGAAAGTGAGAAGCTATTTTACTTCTCACTTTCTTTGAAAAAGTCTATGATTTCATCTGCAACTTTTTCTTTTTCTATATCATTCACAACAACATGAGGACTTTTTTCGAGAATAATTGTTTTGACCTTTTTTGTATTAATGTTACTTTTTATAACATTTGCAACTTTTAAAGGAACTGTTCTATCTCTTTTTGAAACTATTATTAAAGTATCGCTATTTATTTTTTTTAATCTTTTTCTTGCTAAACGCTGTAATTTATACAAATCAGCCCCTTTAGATGGCCAATCATAATCCCAATATTCTCTTGCTAAATTATTTAAACCATCTTCATAAAATTCCTTCTTATTTTTCTTTATTTTTTTCATAAATAATTTTATTACAGGAGTTAATTTTAATCTCCAATCTGATGCTTCCAATGCTGGTGCAGCTAATACTATTTTATCAGGATTAAATTTCGAAGCCAATAATAAAGTTAAAACTCCACCCATAGATAATCCTGAAATATAAACCTTTTTATACTTTGATTTTAATTCTATATATGAATCAACAACCTTTCTTAACCAATCCTTCCAATTGCTATTTAAAAAATCTTTTGCATTTGTTCCATGACCTG
Proteins encoded in this region:
- a CDS encoding alpha/beta hydrolase, whose translation is MFLDHIPENSQIVYEKSYPLLLEGGDIAVLLIHGYTGSPHDMYYLAERLNEVGYTVHVPRLPGHGTNAKDFLNSNWKDWLRKVVDSYIELKSKYKKVYISGLSMGGVLTLLLASKFNPDKIVLAAPALEASDWRLKLTPVIKLFMKKIKKNKKEFYEDGLNNLAREYWDYDWPSKGADLYKLQRLARKRLKKINSDTLIIVSKRDRTVPLKVANVIKSNINTKKVKTIILEKSPHVVVNDIEKEKVADEIIDFFKESEK